A stretch of DNA from Bicyclus anynana chromosome 23, ilBicAnyn1.1, whole genome shotgun sequence:
aatgtaaaaaaaaacaaattgtaatCATAGAATGTTCAACAAAACAGGTTAACAATCTTCACAAAAGTCGCACACGAAAACTCCTACATAACACGTGCACTGTTCATGGAACCATTTTTCACATGAAGAGCACTGGATCCACTCTTCTGTTGGAGGATCTTTCTTTGCAGATGGGACAATAGTATCCTATATTCTTTTTTGGTTCTGTATTCttcatatttcttttttgtgcatttttttttattattttttttattctttacacaaTTCTGGTTACATGTACATGTCGCAACCTGCTTAAACGCAGCATTGAATAAACTGGCAACTTGAAACTGCGTTATTCCTCTGCCTGGATGCTGTACCATCCATTTTTCGCATTCAATTGCGTATTTTGTCTTAAGTGAGCTATGAACCGAAACATCCAACGGCTGAAGTTTATGGCTTCCATGTGGTGGAATTGTAACCATTACTATGTGATTTTCACGAGCATATCTGGTTGTTTCGAGGCTTATGTGAGAGGAATGGTTATCCATTATCAATAGTACAGGTTCCTCTTGAGATGGGTaggtgaaatatttaaaatgttgtaGCCAATTTACAAATAAGTCTGCATTTATGAAACCACTGTCAGATACCATCAATATACTTTGAAGTGGACAGCCATCTAGCAACTCAGAGCGTGGTCGTTTTCGGGGGTAAATGAACACCGGAGGAACAAAATGACCTGTAACACTCATACTCAGTACTGCCGTTATGGTTGTTCCTCGCTCAGCAGAAAAAAAATTTCCAACTACCTTTTTCCCTTTGCAACTTACCACCTTCGGGGTTTTTTTAGGCACTGTACTTATGCCAGTTTCATCCATATTGTAAATTTTATGGGGAGGAAATTGGTACTTATCATACACCTTTttgagatttttataaaatctatcTACCTGGACTCTATTAAACCCTATTGCTCTAGCTAGGCTGGTTGGAGCAGACTGCCGTAAACATAAGTTGGGATGGCGTCGGACAAAACACTCCACCCAGTCACGACCAGCCATTTTTCATGAATCATTAAAACGATGTTGAATATTATTTGCCACAGCAAACTCGTATGCTAATCGATGCATATCGTTAATTGTTAAGCCAAAAAACCTTTCATCCATTTTTCTACAGTGGTCAGCAAATTCCAACTCTTGAGCCTCGTTAAATGTCTGCTTAAAACGACCTAACGATAAAGGAATATTCTTGTTTTTGAGCCTTTTTCTTAGACCACCTTCGCTTATGCCAACTTTTTCTGCAGCTCGTCTTTGACTCATACCTTCTTTTATAAGTCTTTGGGCCCTCTTTATTTGTTCCTCTGTCACTATTTTCCTATCTGGTCGCTTCCTAATGTAATTACGTGGCATTTTCTGAAATtgaaaataagttattaattttttaactatagAATTTTGTTCACTTAACATGATTCTTGATTTATCATATAAAGTCCTGTTCACACGTTCTGCAGTTCCATTCATCTGCGAACTGTAAGGATATGTGTACTCAATCCTTATACCTTTCTTTCtactaaaatctttaaaaaatgttcaagTAAATTCTCCTCCACTATCACTGTAacgtttgtaataataaataagaccACGGGTGCTTGACGATTATATTATTAGACATTCATTAGACAATTAgaaattatcatatttataagACAATTAGACAATATCTCTAACCAGACTTTCACGCAGATCACCAAACTCACAAGTATAACTTAGGTTTCTGAGATCTGTGACATAAGATCCCATCTAATgggaaggtcattaatgcctttgCGATAGAAGTCCGACAATCTAGACTGCACAAACTgtgtgaaagcattttgtactgcCTCCTTGGAAGAAATCTTCttgtcacgtagataattgtccaaatcacgaaaaaaatggtAGTCCGTTGGACCAAGGTCTGGTGAATACGGAGGATGACGAATAGTTTCTAACTGTAGTTCCTGAAGGGTTAAAATGCTTTCTCGTGCTGTGTGAGGTCTCGCGTTGTCGTGGAGCAATAATGGTGAAGATCGATTCATGAGTCGGGGCTGTTTAACTGCTAGTTTTGTCAACATGGTTCGGAATTCGGCACAGTAGACATCTGCCGTTATTGCTTGACCAGATCGGAGAAAACTATAGTGAATAACACCATGCTGAGACCACCAAACAGTTaccattacctttttattggtaagttttGCTTTAGGACACTGTTGTGGCATTTGACCTGGGGTCAGCcattgcatttttcttttccgGTTATCATAAAGAATCCACTTTTCATCACATGTTACAATTAAGCTGGGGCTGGGCGATCTGGAGCTGGGGCAGTAGGTGCTGCTCTCTCCGCTGCTCTCTATCTCATCGCTTTCCTCGCTGAGGCCCGAACTCACGACGGAGAGCAGACCGCGCGCAAAGGCCGGCCTCGCCCCCGGCACGCCGCGCATTACCTGCCGCGGGGGCCTGTGATCCGGGGGCAGATTTGGGTAGGCGCCACCGTCTTATACCAATAGTAATGGGGATAGTGGGGGTCATCCCTCATCATCCCCGATCGGTACCCCTGGTGGCGCAAACGGAAGTGCCGTAGGATGTTGTGCGACGTGTAAAAGGCTCCACACAACACGCATTGCCTGCCGCACTTCCGTTTTATCCCCTTCTTGGTTGCCCCCCGCGAATCATGGCACTGGTGACTGGCGCCGGGGATGAAACTGGCGCTGTTGGGGTTGCACGCATCGGGAGCGAGACGCTCGATGAGGGAGCCGTGGTCAGCGCCGACGCGGATAGCGCCGCGGGCGTGGTGGGCGCTGCGGTCGCCGCGGGTAACGCGTGCGCGGCGAGCGCCGCGGGCGCGGTGGGTGCCGCAGGCGCGGCGAGCGCCGCGGGCGCTGCGGTCGCGGCGGGCGTCGCGGGCGCGACGAGTGCGGCGGGCGTGGTGGGCGACATGGGCGGTGTGAGCGCTGCTGGCGCCTCTTGCTGGAGCGCCGCGGGCTGTTTCGCGGTGGTCGGGGGCGAGGCGCTTGCTGCGGGAGGATCGTGCCCCGGGCTGCTCGGCTGGGAGCGCTCTTCTTCCGGAGGACAGACGGGGATGTCCTCGGGCTCCCTACTCCGGAAGCCGAGCTCCCAGGGCAGGATGGGACTGCAGCGGCCGACACTGGATGATCGCGTTGGTCCGCGAATGGCGTCACCACTATCAGCAATGGCGGCCGCGTGCCGCCCCATTGCAAAAACACACTCCTCCAGGCGCCGGATTCGCTCCGAGTGGCGTCTAAGCTCCGCCCCGAGCGCGGCGCATCCGCCACATGATGTCGACATGGTGGGCTGATGAGAcatttttgagatttttgagTCTACACTGCGCGTATTTAAACGTGGCGATGGTCGTAGGAGAGCCGTAACGGATGCTTTAAAGCCACAGGTAATACTAATGAGTAATAGAAAAACAACGTGAAGTAGACTGCAAACTAATGCAGCGCGAACGTCACGCCGGTGTTAACACTAACTCTCGCTGCCACCACGTGGTCACACAGTCAACCGATAGATGGCAGTTACTCTTGCTGATTATATAATTGCTAAGGAGGATtcattaaataatacatacaacatATTCTATATACTGTATCGCAATTctttgtaatatataaaagaataaaaatctcTTGCAATATACTGTATAGTTAAACTTACCTAAATAAGAAGAGgaatatgataaataaaaatgtcccTGTGTTCTCTGCTAGGCTAACTATAAACTTTGGCCATTAGTGACATGCATTGCAGTCGTTAAAAATGCTTACTATACTCAAACTGCAATGGGTAaagtaaaactaataataatagcgTAATAGCGTCaggaatatgtaaaaaaattacaacttcAGTTGGAAATGATTAATGAACGGAGGTATCTATAGTGCGGTAGGGACTGTAGCAACTCCCCATGCGCCTGCAGtaacagtaaaataataaaagaaattggtGGTACACATATATGTGTATATACTATGTATACACAGTGTATAGTAGTGGCGTTGCCTCGTTTAGATACTGTTCATGAAATGTCACTGCAAATATTTTGGTTGAGGTGGTCTACACTCGGTGACCACTTTAATTGTGTCATGGAGGACATCAAGTGGGGACCACAATTTGCCACTCATGAGTGATCCGCTTGTAAATCGTAGAATCAGCCATTGGTCACTCTCTATCAATGTGAAAGTAAACGAATTTCCTAGACTAAGGACATTAGTGCGTTAAGTTACTCTgtaaaattcatatatttacaGAAGATAGATTAATATACAAAGATACAGGTAGTGGGAGTCGACATCTGGCGACCCTTGCGACTGCGTAATGAATGTCGGCACGAAGTGACTCCTGTAATTACTTACAAAACAAGCTATGTTCGTTACGGGGGTCGCCGTGTATTGCTCCTATGATGGAATTGCTAAAGGATCTTTAGAATAAGAAAAATGTCAAAAGTCACCAAAAAGATGTTTGCACAATTCTGCTAAATGGTCAATAGTTATAATTGCAGAGTGTTCAGATACAAACAACGCAAGAGAAGATTCTGCTTTTTGAGTGCTTAGATCTTTTCTGAATGTGGGAAAATTAATTACTCTTTGACTTTTCTTTGGTTCAAtcgcttttttgtgttttactgATGAAACGTGTTGTTTCAAGCAAAATAATTTAGCAATCGTATTGCACTTGCAATATATGGTTGCCAGAACACGGCACCACCAATGCTGTGTTGGACTCGCACCCGGTACAAGCACCTTTGAAACGAAAAAACttgtaaaacacaaaaaaaattattattaccatctTTCATTTCAAGGACACTTCTTCTCTTCACACACACATCTTTCATTTAGCGTATAATTATGACTCTTGTGTCATCACATGTCTAATTATTAGTTGAGAAACACGGCAAAGTAAAGTTtgcaaaactattattatatttattattatatattattttaatactcttGTATGATAAGTCAGCACAAATGTCTACTTATTCGTTCAGTAACAGAACAAAGTAGAAAACTATTTCAGGTATTTCAGGTACGGATGTTTACACTTGTTAGTCTCGTTCCTAAATGTCAAATCACTTTTGAGTCAGAGTTTTTATTATTGTCACGTTCACAGTTTGCACCAATCCAATGTGAAGAagttaaattattaacttataGTTTTGTAAGCTCTAATAAATTGGCAGCATGTTGGAGAGACATTTCTTACCTCATTTCTTCTTATTCCAGAAAATAAGTTTTCTAATGGATCCTGGTTAAAATTTCTTGTTAACAAGCTCCGTAAGCTATGTTCCGCGTTTAAAAcagaagaaaatatttctttaaaaacgtAAATGTTATGTATCCAATTTTTTAGTTACGTTACTGAAACAAATCGACTACCATCTTCTTTTATTCGTTCAAAGTTCATAGAGTTCAACacagatgtatttttttaaaggtgaTTTGTACAATTTTGCACTATAATTATGACCATTAAAActatcataaatataattttcaaaaaagtaGTAGTAGATCAGCAGCAGTAAGACATTCTTTTGGCAAAAGATTGTGATctgaaaaaaaacacattatattCTTGCCTTTGAGAGACATCTATAAATAGGTATGTTATGGCTTTAAAGTAAcagatataaacaataataggcAATAAAGATtgctaaaaagttaaaaacctTAAAGCTGCAGATTAGGTTACTTTCACCttgattaaataatttagcTGCGTGTTCTACTTTCATCTTTATACATGTGACTCAGTAAGTTTGTTTACTAATCGAATATCTTGTTCACCCACGTCAATAATCGAAAACATTTGTAAATGTTCTTATTTTCCAATCTTCGTTTCTCTATTTTGtacgaatttttaatttttgtcattAGATTGTTTCCTTTTTTCCTGAAAACCTTTGAGTGTGGCGGATCAAAGATtggaaatattttgttattatttacttcGAATGCCATGCTTTTATATTCGGCTCCAATCCGCAGGTATTTTTCTTTCGTTCCGTGACGAGATTTTTGATTACCTTCATATTTGTGGGTGATTGGCCACAAACAGTCGCTTAATTTTTTAGACAAATACtacctaattaattatattaaaaaataatgtgtataaaaattaattgctctTGAGGCGTTCTATTTAAAAGACATGTCGCACACAATATTGCTTCATTCCATAAGTGTATTGTGTTTTGGCAGTTTTGATTCACTTAAAATGATTCTTGATTTATCATAAAAAGTCCTGTTCACACGTTCTGCAGTTCCATTCATCTGCGAACTGTAAGGATATGTGTACTCAATCCTTATACCTTTCTTTCTACAAAAATCCTTAAAAAATGTTCAAGTAAATTCTCCTCCATTATCACTGTAacgtttgtaataataaataagaccACGGGTGCTTGACGATTATATTATTAGACATTCATTAGACGTTGGCCGCGTACTGACTGAGCGAGCAGCTTCGCGAGGCAGCCTCGGACGTTTGCCTCGCAACGTTTGCCGCGCGAGGCAGCCTCATTCTGTAATTTAATACACATGAGACTGCCGCGCGCGGCAAAGCCGAGCCAGACCGAGGCTGAGCAAAAGACTCGAACGCTCAGTAGTTACTCACAAGTCGAACAGAAGCCACGCGCGAGTAGCGCATATTCAGTTTAGATTAAGATTATCATGAGGCCGTGCGTTCGGAAGGCTATCGCCACCACTGCCTTTATACTGATTCATCAACttgtacaaaaaaagaaaagaaaaaaatctaaacatttTTGGATAAAAACGTTATACAAAAACAGATTTCAAGCTGGAAACAGAATATTTGAAGAGCTGTGCTTTGATGACGCAGAAAGCAATTTCACtagaatgaataaaattgaatttgaacatCTGTACTCTCTTATAAACGCCAAAATAAGCAAGAAGGACACAAATTTTCGAGAAGCAATAACCGCAAGGGAAAGATTGTTGGTTACGTTAAGATTTTTGGCCACGGGAGATTCTTATACCAGTTTGCAGTATCTGTTTCGTATATCAAAACAAAGAATATCAGTAATCGTTCATGAAGTTTGTGATGCGTTAATCGATGTGCTAAGGGATTATgttaaggtaaaataaaataattttattccatTCATCGGTGAGGTAGGAGGCATCTGTGATTGAGGAGGCATCGGTGATTGAGGAGGCATCGGTGAGGAAGAAAGACAAGACGTATTATTGGAACTGTTTAGCCCACTGTATGATTGAGTATAATAACCAGTGTATGATGGGTATGCTCCCATGTCCGcttcgaaaataattttatttatagcatgCTTTACATGTGCTGTCCATTGCTGCAATAGCATGCGGAAAATGTAATTTTCCGCATGCTATTGCAGCAATGGATGGGAAACATGTTATATTACAATCGCCTATAAATAGTGGCAATGATTTCGATTGTTACAAATTGTTTCCCAGTATAGTCCTATTTGCTTTAGTTGACGCCAATTATAAATTCCTGTATGTAGATGTTGGTAGCAAAGGTCGTATATCAGATGGCGGtgtgtttaaaaataccaatttatataaaaaacttgaaaGAAGGGAACTTAATATTCCTCCGCCAGAAATCTTACAAATACCTTATGAAACTGCAGTGCCGTATTTTATTTTGGCCGATAAAGCATTTGCATTGGATGAGTACACAATGAAACCTTATGAAGGTACTCCAAATCGAGGTTCAATGGAAAGGATCTTTAATTACCGACTGTCCAGAGCAAGGAGAGTTGTGGAAAATGCTTTTGGCATTTTAAGTTCTGTGTTCAGAGTATTGAGGAAGCCCATACTATTGGAACCAGAAAAAGCTACAAAAGTCGTGTTAActactatatacttatataactaCTTGCGAAGGGATCAAGAGGCCTCTCAAAGGTTTACTGCCCCGGGATCATTTGATGTCGAAGCTGAAGGAACAATAATACCCGGGCGATGGCGGCAGGATACAGAAATGTCATCAATGCTACCTATTCGAGCTATGCCACGGCGAGGGCCAAcagatttaaaagaaatacgttCACATTTAGGGagacattttattacaaatggagCAATTGCTTGGCAGAATAATTATCAGTAAATACTCACGTCTTCAGGTAAAGTATCTTGAGTATTTCCTGGATGGTTTCTATCGCCCAGGAAGCTGAAAGCTTCATAGGCGTACcaatttgatttatatatgTCACCACGacctgtaataaataataaattaattaaatttgtacgACTgactataaatatgtaatgactgtacgaaaacataataataaacataaacatacctGATCCTGTGATACGGCTTTTCTTTTCACGTGACCTTTCCCTCCTATAGGATCCTAGCAAAGactccatctttttttttaaatccattatTGGAATGTTCATTTCACGATTTATGTTATTCCACGCATCTTCTCTTAGTCCTCTGTTGGTATAATTAGGACATTGCGCATCCCAAAGTAGTTTATATTCTccatataaatgtattaatttgagACACTGTTCTCTAttcatgataatataattatacttatgttCTCTATTCCGTATTCGTCGAACAAGCGAGGCAAAACACGACCGTCTTGAGTGCGCGCGGCAAACGTACTGAGGCGCCTTTGAGCATGGACAAAAACCGACAACGTTTGGCTCGGGTCGCGGCACGCTCGGGCGAGGCAGCGCGTGCGTTTGCCTCGGCCGAGGCGCGTCTTGACCGACCGAGGATTTGCCTCGCGCGGCTGCCTCGCGAGGCTGCTCGCTCAGTCAGTACGCGGCTATTTAGacattatcatatttataagACAATTAGACAATATCTCTAACCAGACTTTCACGCAGATCACCAAACTCACAAGTATAACTTAGGTTTTTGAGATCTGTGACATAAGATTCTATTGAttcattttgttgttgtttcCGGCTAAACAACTTGTGCCTTTCaactgtgatatttaattttggtaTAAAGTACTTGTCGAATTGGTCACACAACTCTTGGAATGTGACATCGTCGATgtcttttccaaaaaaatagaAGATCTCAAGAGATTCTGGCCCAATAAATTGCAATAAGATAGCAACTTTCCTTGAATCCTTGGCGTCgtctagatagatagattgattctttattgcacataaaaaaatataaaacaatattcatcaagtaacaaaataagtaggtagaaatatgcacaaatgcggtcttatcgctaatagcgatctcctccagacaacccgCAATGTAAGAATCAAGTAATAGAAAACGGACAgtgctataataaataataaataaactacatatactttacatactaataatattaggggttaaagtatgaaattgccgatttgtactgaaaatctaaattgtttattttttaatttttaacaaatttatttaatcaaaatagttgctattattatctatacactAGCGGCCCGGTACGTGCTTCGCTACGtataaagtgaaataaaataaacaaatcggaacatcaaattcatttatttaatcaaaaaaatattttatttaaaatcgaaaTCAATTGCTAGCTATTTACAACACACTTAATCCAAAACATTtggataaacaatattttttgtttttccattttgagcataaataaacaaacggcTGGGGGTACCGACTCTGGAACAGGCAACATATAACTGGCCATGTGAAAAACAATGTTCCTCCAAATTCACACCACAAACGTGAAGTGTTTGACCTTGGGCCTTGTTGATGGACATCGCAAATGATAAACGCACAGGATATTGTAAACGTTTGAACTCAAAAGGCATATCAGTTGGAATCATAGGTATACGCGGTATCAAAACAACTTCTCCTTTTGATTTACCAGTTAAGATCGTAGCTTCAATCAAATTTGGCAATAACTTTTTCACTGCCAATCTTGTTCCGTTACACAGTTTTGGTGGATTAATATTTCGCAATAATATAATCGAAGAACCAACTTTCAGATTCAAGCAATGCGGTGGCAT
This window harbors:
- the LOC128199364 gene encoding histone-lysine N-methyltransferase SETMAR-like, which produces MRGVPGARPAFARGLLSVVSSGLSEESDEIESSGESSTYCPSSRSPSPSLIVTCDEKWILYDNRKRKMQWLTPGQMPQQCPKAKLTNKKVMVTVWWSQHGVIHYSFLRSGQAITADVYCAEFRTMLTKLAVKQPRLMNRSSPLLLHDNARPHTARESILTLQELQLETIRHPPYSPDLGPTDYHFFRDLDNYLRDKKISSKEAVQNAFTQFVQSRLSDFYRKGINDLPIRWDLMSQISET
- the LOC128199365 gene encoding testis-specific gene A8 protein-like encodes the protein MGRHAAAIADSGDAIRGPTRSSSVGRCSPILPWELGFRSREPEDIPVCPPEEERSQPSSPGHDPPAASASPPTTAKQPAALQQEAPAALTPPMSPTTPAALVAPATPAATAAPAALAAPAAPTAPAALAAHALPAATAAPTTPAALSASALTTAPSSSVSLPMRATPTAPVSSPAPVTSAMIRGGQPRRG